The Caulobacter vibrioides sequence TGAGCCAGGCCGTGGCCGCGACGTCCATGACCGCGCCCGCCAAGGCGGCGCCGAGCGCGGTCGAGACCTCGCTCTCCGATCTCGACATTGACGGCATGAGCCCGCGCGAAGCCCTGGAAGCGCTTTATCGTCTTAAGGGTCTGCTCAGGGCCTAGGATGTAACCATATTACCCGCATGCCCCGTCGCCTTCGCCCCACCCGCCTGGAACACGTCGTCGACGGTCACGCCCTTCGGGCGAGGCTTTCGGCCGCCGCCCTGGATTCGATCGGCAATGAGGCCGAACAGCGCGCCCGCGCCATTGAGATTCTCAAGCAGGCCCTGTTCCGCGGCCGAATGATCGCCAAGGAGCGGCTGGAGAACGGCGCCAGCGGCGTCGAGACCAGTCGTCTGCTCAGCGGGGTCACCGACGAGGTGATCACGGCCCTCTACGACTTCACGACGGTCCACGTCTTCCGGGCCCGCAATCCGACCGAAGGCGAGCGTCTGTGCCTTCTGGCCGTCGGCGGCTATGGCCGGGGAACCCTGGCGCCGTTCAGCGACATCGATCTTCTGTTCCTGCGACCCTACAAGCAGACGCCGCACGCCGAGAGCGTGATCGAGTACATGCTGTATGCGCTGTGGGATCTGGGCTTCAAGGTCGGCCACGCCTCGCGCACGATCGAAGAGTGCGTGCGCCTCTCGAAGGAAGACTTCACGATCCGCACCTCGATCCTTGAGGCGCGGCGCCTCACCGGCGACGAGCGTCTGGCCGAGGATCTGAAGCGGCGCTTCCGCGACGAGGTGATGAAGGCCACCGGCGCCCAGTTTGTCGCCGCCAAGCTCAAGGAGCGCGACGACCGACAGGCCCGCGCCGGCGCCAGCCGCTATATGGTCGAGCCCAACGTCAAGGAAGGGAAGGGGGGTCTGCGCGACCTCCACACCCTGATGTGGATCGCCGAGTATCTGCACCCAGTCGACCGGCCCGAGGACGTCTTCAAGATGGAGGTGTTCTCGTCGCGAGAGATCAAGGCCTTCATCCGGGCCTTCGACTTTCTCCACGCGGTTCGGGCCCATCTGCATTTCACGACCGGCCGACCCGAGGAGCGGCTGACCTTCGATCTGCAGCCGGAGATCGCCAGGCGCATGGGCTACGGCGACCGGGGCGATGCGCCGGCGGTCGAGCGTTTCATGCGGCGCTATTTCCTCATCGCCAAGGAGGTCGGGACCCTGACCCGCGCCTTCTCGGCCAAGCTCGAAGCCGAGCACTTCAAGAACGAGCCCAAGGGCATCTCCAGATTCCTTCCGGGCGCACGACCCAAGCGCAAGGCGCTGGACGTCGAGGGATTCTACGAGGACGGCGGTCGCCTCAACATCGCCGGGCCAGAGATTTTCGAGACCGATCCGGTCAACCTGATCCGTCTGTTCAAGATCGCCGACGAGCGGGATCTTGATCTGCATCCCGACGCCTTCACCGCCGTGACCCGCAGCCTTCCGCTGATCACCTCGAAGGTTCGTCGCGACCCCGACGCCTGCCGCGCCTTTCTGCACCTGCTGGCGCGCGGCAAGCGCAGCTACCGCACCCTCACCCTGATGAACGATGCGGGCGTGCTGGGTCGCTTTGTCCCGGAGTTCGGCCGGGTCGTCGCACAGATGCAGTTCAACATGTACCACTCGTACACGGTGGATGAGCACACGCTGCGCGCGGTTGGCGTGATCGGCGACATGGCCGCCGGCAAGTTGGTCGAGGACCATCCCCTGTCGGTTTCGATCATGCCGCTGATCGAGGACCGGGAGTCGTTGTTCCTGGCCATGCTGCTGCACGACACGGGCAAGGGCGGGGTCGGCGGACAGGAAAAGGCTGGCGCCCGCAGCGCCCGCAGCGCGTGCGAGCGCCTGGGTGTCGAGCGCAGCAAGGTCGAGTTGGTCGCCTGGTTGGTCGAGAACCACCTTGTGATGAGCGACTTCGCCCAGAAGCGTGACGTTTCCGACCCCGGCACCGTCGCCGCCTTCGCGCGGATCGTCGAGAATCCCGAGCGCCTGCGACTGCTGTTGGTGATCACCGTGGCGGATATCCGCGCCGTGGGACCGGGCGTCTGGAACGGCTGGAAGGGCCAGCTGCTGCGCGAACTCTACAACGCCACCGAGGCCGTGTTCCGCGGTGGGCGCGGCAGCGACGCCGCCGCCAATGTGCAGCGCCATCAGGAGAGCACGGCCGAGGCCGCGCGGGCCGCGCTGCTGGAAATGGATCCCGCCGCCAAGGGCTGGGTGGCGGCGATGGAAAACGCCTATTTCAGCGCCTTCTCGCAGGACGACCTCTTCCATCACGCCGAACTGGCCCGTCGCGCGACGATCCAGGGCGGCGCTGCGGCCGAGGGCCAGGTCCGCCCGGGCAGCAACGCGGCCGAGGTGGTCGTCGCCGCCAAGGATCGGCGCGGTCTGTTCGCCGATCTGGCCCTGGCGATCTCGTCTCTGGGCGGCAATGTGGTCGGCGCCCGCGTGTTCACGTCCCGCCAGGGCCAGGCCCTGGACGTCTTCTATGTGCAGGACGTCATGGGCGCGCCGTTTGGTTGCGAAAATCCCCGAGCGCTTCGTCGGCTGGCCGATGCTCTGGAAGCGGCCGGAAAGGGTGACGCCCTGGCGGTTGAACCCCGCCGTGGCTCGGAACTGGCGCGTGCGGCCGCCTTCGCCATCGCCCCGTCGGTCACGATCGACAATGACGCCTCCAACGACGCCACGGTGGTCGAGGCCTCGGGACGCGACCGTCCGGGCCTGCTGCACGCCCTGGCCAAAACCCTGGCCGACAGCGCTCTGTCCATCCAGTCAGCCCACATCGACGGCTATGGCGAGCGGGCGGTCGACGCCTTCTATGTTCAGACGGCCGAAGGCGGCAAGGTCAGCGACACACGCAAGCTCAATACGCTGAAGACGGATCTGCTGGCGGCCCTCGAGCAGAACGAGGCCGGCGCCCCGGCGGCGCGTCCCGGCCTGAAGCGCGCCCGGGCCAGCGTAGCGCGCTAAAGCCTGTCGAGTTTAGATGGGAGCCTCTAAAGCTAAAGAGCTCTAGGTCTAGGCGGCTTTCCAGTCGCCAGACTTGCCGCCGGTCTTTTCCAGAAGGCGAACGGTCTCGATGACCATGCCTTTCTCGGCGGCCTTGAGCATATCGTAGATCGTCAGGCAGGCCACCGAAGCGGCCGTCAGGGCTTCCATCTCGACGCCAGTTGGTCCCGTTGTCTTGACCCGCGCTGTCACCGCCAGGCCGTCGGCGGCCGGTTCGACGGCGACCTCGACCTTCGACAGCGCCAAGGGATGACAAAGCGGGATCAGATCCGAGGTCTTCTTGGCCGCCATCACACCGGCCAATTCGGCCACCGCGCGAACGTCGCCCTTGCGGCCCGAGCCCGAGATGGCCAGCGTGAGGGTTTCGGGGCTCATGCGCACAAAACCCGTCGCCACGGCCTCGCGAACGGTGGCCGCCTTGTCCGAGACATCGACCATGCGCGCGCGCCCTTGGTCGTCGATATGGGTGAGCTTGCTCAACGTTCCAGAAGCCTCGGCATCAGTTCGACCATGTTGCAGGGCTTGTGGCGGCTGTCCAACTGGGCGGCGATGACCTTGTCCCAGCCATCCTTCACCGCGCCGTTGCTGCCGGGAAGACAGAAGACGAAGACGCCGTCGATCAGGCCCGCCGTCGCGCGCGATTGCAGGGTCGAAAGGCCCACGGTGGCGTAGCTGACCAGATGGAAGATGACCGAAAAGCCGTCGATCTTCTTGTCGAACAAGGGCTCCAGCGCCTCGACGGTGACGTCACGGCCGGTCAGGCCGGTCCCGCCGGTGGTCACGATCGCATCGACCGTCTTGCTGTCGATCCAAGAGCGAACCTGAGCCCGGATCTGGTCGATGTCGTCGCGCACGACCACGCGGCCGCCCAGCTCATGCCCGGCGGTCCTGATGCGCTCGACCAGGATCTGGCCTGAGGTGTCGCTGGCCTCGTCGCGGGTGTCGGAGATCGTCAGCACCGCGACGCGAACGGGCGTGAAGGGCAGGTCGGGCTTGATCCCGCCGCCGGGTTTCAGCGCTTCGGACACTCAGGCCTCCTCATCCCAGCGTTCGGCGTCGGTCCTATCGCGCGCGGTGGGTTCGATCCAGCGCGGACCGTCGGGACCATGCTCCTTCTTCCAGAAGGGCGCGCGGCTCTTCAGATAGTCCATCAGATAGTCGCAAGCCTCGAAGGCCTCACGGCGATGGGCGGCGGCCGTCGCTACGAAGACGATCGCCTCGCCCGGCGCGATACGGCCGACACGATGCACGATGTGGACGTCCTGCAGGGCGAAGCGCGTGACGGCGTCCTGCGCGATCCGCCCGATCGCCGCATCGGTGAAACCCGGGTAGGCCTCAAGCTCCAGCGCGCGGGCGGCTCCCTTTTCGGCGCGCGCGAGCCCGATGAAGGTCGCCACCGCGCCGGTTTCATCACGGTCCGCGCAAAAGGCGGTGACAAGCGCCCCGGGCTCGAACGGCTGGTCCGTCAGGGTGACGATCATCCGCCGCTCATGGGCGGCAGGAAGGCGACCTCGCTGGCGGGCGACAGCGCCGCCTCGCCTCGGACGATGGCCTTGTCCACCGCGACCTGCACGCCGGGCGCGACAAGCGCCCCGGCGAGGTCCGGATCCGTCCGGGCGATACTGGCGCGCAGGGTCGACAGGTCCAAGGCCTCGACCTCGCGCTCGCGCCAGCCGGCCTGGTCGGCCAGGCGTCCAAACAGGAGAACCCGCGCCATCCTTCAGCCCCCAGTCGTCGACATGTGGCGGGCCACGGCGGGACGCGAGGCGGCGATCTGAAAGTCGTGGCCCTTGGGCTTGGACCCGATCGCCGCGAAGATCGCGTCGATCAGTTCCGCGTCATTGGCCCCGCTGCGGATCACCGCGCGCAGGTCGCTGGCGTCGTCGCGACCCAGGCAGGTGTGCAGCGTGCCTGTGCAGGTCAGGCGCACGCGGTTGCACGTGTCGCAGAAGTGGTTGCTGAGCGGGGTGATCAAGCCCAGCCGGCCGCCGGTCTCGGCCACGCGGACATAGCGGGCTGGGCCGCCTGTCGCGTCGGGAATGTCTTCCAAGGTCCAGAACGCCGACAGGTCCTGGCGGACGTCCTTGAGAGAGAGGAACTGGTCCGTGCGATCCTGGTCGACCTCGCCCAGCGGCATGGTCTCGATCAGGGTGATGTCGCAGCCGCGCGCGTGCGCCCACTGGATCAGCGCGGGGATCTCGCCGGCGTTGTCATGCCTGAGCGCGACGGTGTTGATCTTGACCGCCATCCCCGCCGCCTGGGCGGCGTCGATCCCAGCGATAACGCGCGCGACGTCGCCGCCCCGGGTCAGGGCGCGGAACAGGTCGGGCTTCAGCGTGTCGAGCGAGACGTTGATCCGCCGAACGCCGTGGCCCGCCAGATCCGCGGCGTAGCGTTCGAGCTGCGACCCATTGGTGGTCAGGGTCAGCTCGTCCAAGGCGCCGGAGCGCAGATGTCGCGACAGGCTGGCCACCAAGGCCATGAAACCCTTGCGCACCAGCGGCTCGCCGCCGGTCAGGCGCAGCTTGCGCACGCCCAGGCCCACAAAGGCCGAGGCTAGGCGATCCAGCTCCTCAAGCGTCAGCACCTCCGCCTTGGGCAGGAACGTCATGTGCTCGGCCATGCAGTAGACGCAACGCAGGTCGCAGCGATCGGTGACCGACACGCGCAGATAGGTGACCGCGCGCCCAAAACCGTCGATCAGCGACGGCCCGGGCGCTCGGGCGTTGGTCAAGACCGCTTGCGCGGCGCTGTCATCGTAGGGCGTCATGTCGGACCGTTAGAATAGGCGCTGCGACCCATGACGCAAAGAGATACGAGCCTTCTCGACGCCATCGTCCTGGCGGCGGGTCGCGGCGTTCGTTTCGGCGGCGGCAAGCTGACCGCAGCCTTGGATGGCGCGCCCCTGGTGGCCGGCGCTCTGCGGACCGCGTTTCTGTCGCCAGCGCGCCGGGTCTTCGTGGCGGTGGGCCCTGACCAGGCGGTTCGCAAGGCGGTTGAAGCGACCGCGACACGTCTGGCGGCGAGCGACCGCCTGGTGCTTGTGGCGGTCGATGA is a genomic window containing:
- the moaC gene encoding cyclic pyranopterin monophosphate synthase MoaC, encoding MSKLTHIDDQGRARMVDVSDKAATVREAVATGFVRMSPETLTLAISGSGRKGDVRAVAELAGVMAAKKTSDLIPLCHPLALSKVEVAVEPAADGLAVTARVKTTGPTGVEMEALTAASVACLTIYDMLKAAEKGMVIETVRLLEKTGGKSGDWKAA
- the moaB gene encoding molybdenum cofactor biosynthesis protein B: MSEALKPGGGIKPDLPFTPVRVAVLTISDTRDEASDTSGQILVERIRTAGHELGGRVVVRDDIDQIRAQVRSWIDSKTVDAIVTTGGTGLTGRDVTVEALEPLFDKKIDGFSVIFHLVSYATVGLSTLQSRATAGLIDGVFVFCLPGSNGAVKDGWDKVIAAQLDSRHKPCNMVELMPRLLER
- a CDS encoding molybdenum cofactor biosynthesis protein MoaE, coding for MIVTLTDQPFEPGALVTAFCADRDETGAVATFIGLARAEKGAARALELEAYPGFTDAAIGRIAQDAVTRFALQDVHIVHRVGRIAPGEAIVFVATAAAHRREAFEACDYLMDYLKSRAPFWKKEHGPDGPRWIEPTARDRTDAERWDEEA
- a CDS encoding MoaD/ThiS family protein — its product is MARVLLFGRLADQAGWREREVEALDLSTLRASIARTDPDLAGALVAPGVQVAVDKAIVRGEAALSPASEVAFLPPMSGG
- the moaA gene encoding GTP 3',8-cyclase MoaA; this translates as MTPYDDSAAQAVLTNARAPGPSLIDGFGRAVTYLRVSVTDRCDLRCVYCMAEHMTFLPKAEVLTLEELDRLASAFVGLGVRKLRLTGGEPLVRKGFMALVASLSRHLRSGALDELTLTTNGSQLERYAADLAGHGVRRINVSLDTLKPDLFRALTRGGDVARVIAGIDAAQAAGMAVKINTVALRHDNAGEIPALIQWAHARGCDITLIETMPLGEVDQDRTDQFLSLKDVRQDLSAFWTLEDIPDATGGPARYVRVAETGGRLGLITPLSNHFCDTCNRVRLTCTGTLHTCLGRDDASDLRAVIRSGANDAELIDAIFAAIGSKPKGHDFQIAASRPAVARHMSTTGG
- a CDS encoding [protein-PII] uridylyltransferase, with translation MPRRLRPTRLEHVVDGHALRARLSAAALDSIGNEAEQRARAIEILKQALFRGRMIAKERLENGASGVETSRLLSGVTDEVITALYDFTTVHVFRARNPTEGERLCLLAVGGYGRGTLAPFSDIDLLFLRPYKQTPHAESVIEYMLYALWDLGFKVGHASRTIEECVRLSKEDFTIRTSILEARRLTGDERLAEDLKRRFRDEVMKATGAQFVAAKLKERDDRQARAGASRYMVEPNVKEGKGGLRDLHTLMWIAEYLHPVDRPEDVFKMEVFSSREIKAFIRAFDFLHAVRAHLHFTTGRPEERLTFDLQPEIARRMGYGDRGDAPAVERFMRRYFLIAKEVGTLTRAFSAKLEAEHFKNEPKGISRFLPGARPKRKALDVEGFYEDGGRLNIAGPEIFETDPVNLIRLFKIADERDLDLHPDAFTAVTRSLPLITSKVRRDPDACRAFLHLLARGKRSYRTLTLMNDAGVLGRFVPEFGRVVAQMQFNMYHSYTVDEHTLRAVGVIGDMAAGKLVEDHPLSVSIMPLIEDRESLFLAMLLHDTGKGGVGGQEKAGARSARSACERLGVERSKVELVAWLVENHLVMSDFAQKRDVSDPGTVAAFARIVENPERLRLLLVITVADIRAVGPGVWNGWKGQLLRELYNATEAVFRGGRGSDAAANVQRHQESTAEAARAALLEMDPAAKGWVAAMENAYFSAFSQDDLFHHAELARRATIQGGAAAEGQVRPGSNAAEVVVAAKDRRGLFADLALAISSLGGNVVGARVFTSRQGQALDVFYVQDVMGAPFGCENPRALRRLADALEAAGKGDALAVEPRRGSELARAAAFAIAPSVTIDNDASNDATVVEASGRDRPGLLHALAKTLADSALSIQSAHIDGYGERAVDAFYVQTAEGGKVSDTRKLNTLKTDLLAALEQNEAGAPAARPGLKRARASVAR